The genomic window TGTCTCAGTCGACCTGGCGACGCCCCAACTGCCCTGACATCCCCACGCCGGACAGTTCCTGATCGTCTTCGCCACGCCTACTAGCGGCGGGTTTGCCCGTATGAAACCGGGATTACAAGCCCCGATGACAGTCTCGTCATATCGAGAACGCCACAGCCGCCCAGCAGGCCTGTGGATGAGACTGCAAGCCCGCTTCCGTCAGATCGCACGATCGTCCGCGTACGGACGGTCATGTGATTAATCGCCGCGCGCGATCTCGCGCCGCTTCACCAGTTCGCGCACCACCAGCATCAGCGCCAGCCAGGCCAGCGCCACCCCAGCCAGTATGGCCGAGGTCCATATCCCGTCGCCGCTGACTGCCGTCATGAAGGATCCGCCGAAGAAGGCGACCAGAGCGGTCTTCGGCAATACGCCCAGCGCGCACCCTGCCAGAAAACCCGAGAACGACGCCCTCGCCGCCCCGAACGCCATGTTCACGACGATGAACGGCGCCGACGGCACGTTGCGGATCATGAAGCTGGCGTAGAAGGCATTCTTGCCGACGAACCGCGTCAGCCGTCCGACCGTCTTGCCGCCGTGTCGCGCCAGCAGCCGCGCCGTGGGTCCGCGTCCCAGCCAGTAGGTCACGCCCGCCGACACGACAGTCGCGATCCAGCTGTAGAGGAAGCCGAACCACGGCCCGAACGCCACGACGCAGGCGGCGATCAGGATGAACTGCGGCGCGCCGAAAAAGGCCGAGACCGTGAACACCACAATGGCGGCGACCACGCCCCACGGTCCCTGACGGAATCCTGCCAGCCAGTCTTCCAGACGCCCTTCGGCCTCCAGCCCCAGTTGACTCTTGCCCACAGCGAACAGCGCGATCATCGCGCCCAACAGCAGGGCCGTCGCCAGCACGGCGCGCCAGCGCCGCGCCTCCATGTTCGACAGAAAATCGATGATCCAGCGCATCAGAGCCGCCGCTTATCATCCCATCCCTGCATTAGCGAGCATCAGCGCATTGTCCCGAGGGGCGACGCCGCGTAAACAACCCCGCCTCCCCGGCATGAATCTTTCAAATCGACGGGATAATGATGTCCAGCCTGCAATCTTCCGCCCTCGCCCGCGTCAAGCCTTCGGCCACCATCGCCGTCACCGCGCAGGCCCGGAAGCTGAAAGCCGAAGGCCGCGACGTGATCGGCCTGGGCGCCGGCGAACCGGACTTTGATACGCCTGAAAACATCAAACAGGCCGCGATCGACGCGATCAACCGCGGCGAGACCAAATACACCGACGCCGACGGCATGCCCGAGCTGAAGGCGGCCATCGTCGCCAAGTTCAAGCGCGAGAACGATCTCGACTATACGGCCGCCAACATCCACGTCGCGCCGGGCGGCAAGCCCGTCATCTTCAACGCCCTGGTCGCGACGCTGAACCCCGGCGACGAAGTCATCGTGCCCGCCCCCTACTGGGTCAGCTATCCTGATATGGTGCTGCTGGCCGGCGGCGAGCCTGTCACCGTGATCGGCGAGGAGAAGGACGGCTTCAAGTTGCTGCCCGCTGTGCTGGAAGCCGCGATCACGCCCCGCACCAAGTGGCTGATCCTGAACAGCCCGTCCAACCCCACCGGCGCCGCCTACACCCGCGCCGAACTGGAGGCCCTGGCCGAGGTCCTGCGTCGCCATCCGCACGTGTGGGTGCTGACCGACGACATGTACGAACACCTCGTCTATGGCGACTTCGAATACACCACCATCGCCCAGGTGGCGCCGGACCTGATCGACCGCACCCTGACGGTCAACGGCGTGTCCAAGGCCTACGCCATGACCGGCTGGCGCATCGGCTACGCCGGCGGGCCCAAGCCTCTGATCGACCTGATGCGCAAGGTGGCCAGCCAGACCACGTCCAACCCGTCCAGCATCAGCCAGTGGGCGGCCGTCGAGGCGCTGAACGGCCCGCAGGACTTCATCCCCGAGCGCAAGGCCGCTTTCGAAAAGCGCCGCGATCTCGTCGTGTCGATGCTCAACCAGGCGGCTGGCATCACCTGCGCCACACCCGAGGGCGCCTTCTACGTCTATCCGTCCATCGCCGGACTGATCGGCAAGACGACGGAGACGGGCGTGGTCATCGACGGCGATTCCACCTTTGCCGCCGAACTGCTGAACGCCGAGGGCGTCGCCGTCGTCCAGGGCGAGGCCTTCGGCCTCAGCCCCTATTTCCGCATCAGCTACGCCACCTCGGACGCCGTGCTGGAAGAAGCCTGCACCCGCATCCAGCGCTTTACGGCCTCGCTGCGCTGATGGACACAGGGCGGAGGTTCAGGCCTCCGCCCGCCATCCGGCCCTACTTGCTGGGCTGCATATAGACGACCCGGCAGTCGCCATCGATAGTGGTGTAGCGGTTGTTCGACGCGTCGACGAACGAGATCCGGCCGCCGTCGTCGTACTCGACCTTGCCGGTCGAACGTCCCTTGAAGTTCTCCACCCCATAGGTCCAGCAGGTGATGTCCGCCGGCTTGTCACCCCAGGTGGCGTCATTGCGCGCCCGCTTGCTGTCGGTGCAGGCGGACAGTCCGCCGGTCAGGGCGCCGGTCAGGGCAAGGGCGGCGGCGGTATGGACGAGCGCTTTCATAGGCTCAGCCTTGCACGGACGCCGTCCAAGGAAAAGGCCGCCCCGGCGATGCCGGGACGGCCCAACTTTCGACGATGGCGCTCGGCCTAGGGCCGGCTGGCCATGCCCAGCTTCACCGGCTTGGCGTCGTCGGCCAGGGCGCCGCGCTTGACGCCCCACAGCAGGATGATCGGCGCGCCGACATAGATCGACGAATAGGTGCCGACGATGATGCCGAACATCAGGGCGATGGAGAAGCCGAACAGGGCCTCGCCGCCAAAGATAGCCAGGGCCGCGAGCACCATGACGGCGGTCACGCCGGTGATGATGGTCCGCGACAGGGTCTCGTTCAACGACAGGTCGATCACGTCGCGCAGCGGCATGGTCTTGTACTTGCGCAGGTTCTCGCGAAGACGGTCGAACACGACGACGGTGTCGTTCATCGAATAGCCGATGACGGTCAGGACGGCGGCGACCATGTTCAGGCTGAACTCCAGCTTGAACAGCACGATCAGCCCGAACGTCAGGATCACGTCGTGCAGCAGACCGACCACGGCGCCGAACCCGAACTGCGGCTCGAACCGGAACCAGATGTAGAGGAACATCAGGCCGATGGCGACGCCCAGAGCCAACAGGCCCGAGGTGAACAGTTCGCCCGACACCTTGGAGCCGACGACGCTGACGCCCGAATAGTTGACCTGACCGACCGCGCCGCTGATGGCCCCCTCGACCTGATTGACCACCTGGGTCTGATCGCGGCCTTCCGGCACCTGGAAGCGAAGAATGGCGGTCGAGCCGTCATCGACATTGGTGTCGCGGCGCGCAATGCCCTGGACCTGAACGTCGCCCAGGTTCAGGCCGTTCACGGCCTCGCGGACCCGATCCAGCTCGATCGTCTGGCCCGCCGGCTTGGACACTTCCATCGAGGCGCCGCCCCGGAAGTCGATGCCCATGTTCAGGCCGGGATAGAAGCAGGCGATGATCGAGGCGACGCACAGGATCACCGACAGGACGCCGGCGAACCGCGCATATTTGACGAAATGGAAGTTCGTCTTCTGCGGCAGCAGTTTGATGAGGGGCCATCCACGCATCGCCATCACTCCGCGATCGGCAGTTTTTTGGGCTTGGCCGTCTTGAGCCAGTAGCCGAGCAGGACCTGGGCGACCAGGACCGAAGAGAAGACCGAGGTGAACACACCGATGGTCAGCGTCCAGGCGAACCCGCGAACCGGGCCTTCGCCGAACACGAACATGATGCCCGCCGCGACCAGGGTGGTCAGGTTGGCGTCGACGATGGTGCCCATGGCCTTGTTGAAGCCAGCGTCCATCGAGGCGATGACGCTGCGGCCCGCTCGGGCCTCGTCGCGCATCCGCTCATAGATCAGCACATTGGCGTCCACCGCGACCGCGAAGGTCAGGATCAGACCGGCGATGCCGGGCAAGGTCAGCGTCGCCTGGGTCAACGACATGGCCGCCACGATCAGCACGCCGTTCAGCACCAGGCCGACCACCGACACCCCGCCGAACAGCAGGCCGTAGGCCAGGATCATGAACAGCACGATGATGGCGAAGCCGACGGCGGTCGACAGGGCGCCGGCGGCGACCGCGTCCGCACCCAGTTCAGCCGTGACGGTGCGGCGCTCTTCGACGTTCAGCGGCGCCGGCAGGGCGCCCCCGTTCAGCAGGTTCACCAGCGTCGCCGCTTCCTGGATCGTGAAGTTGCCTGTAATCTGACCCGAGCCCGAGGTGATCGCGCTCTGGATCGTCGGGGCCGAGATGACCTTGCCGTCCAGGATGATGGCAAAGGGCTTCTGAAGGTTGGCGGCGGTGGCTTCACCGAAGCGCCGAGCGCCGGCGCCGTCGAAGCGGAAGTCGATGGCCGGGCGGCCGCTCTGGTCCGAACCGACGCCGGCGCGGGTCAGGTTCTCGCCCGACACCAGCACGCGCTTCTTGACCAGATAGGGCGTGCCGTCCTCGCCTTGCAGCAGTTCGGAATCGGGCGGCACACGGCCGGCCATAGCGTCCTGAACCGAGTTCTCGACATCGACCATCTGGAAGGTCAGGTGCGCCGTCTGGCCGATGACTTCTTCCAGCTTGCTCGGATCGCTCTCGCCCGGCGCCTGGACCACGATCCGGTCGGCACCCTGGCGGGTGATGGAGGGTTCGCGCGTGCCCAGGCTGTCGATCCGGCGACGCACCACCTCGATCGACTGGTCCACGGCCGTCGCGCCCATGCCGTTCAGCGCGGCATCGGTATAGGCGAAGCGGATGCGGTTATCGCCCAGGCGCGTCGCGGTGCGTTCCGCCTGGCCGCCCGGTCCGACCTGACCGCCCAGTTGTTGCAGCGCCTTGAACGCGACATCGCTCTGGGCCGGATTGGCCAGGGTGACGACCACGCCGCCGGCTTCACGCTGGAAGCCGTTGGTGGCGACGCCCGCGCCGTTCAGCGTGACCCGAACGTCTTCGATCAGGTTGGTGACGCGCTTTTCGCGCATCGCCGGCACATCGACTTCCAGCAGCAGATACGAACCGCCCTGAAGGTCCAGCCCCAGGTTCAGCTTGTTGTTGGGCATGAAGCCCGGCAGCGCCTCGCGTTGCTGATCCGACAACAGGTTCGGGAACGCCAGCAGACAGCCGAGAACGGCCGCGACGACGACGAGAATGACTTTCCAGCGCGACAGCTGAATCATGAGGGCGGTCCAGGTATCGGCGGATACGCGAGCGTATCAGGCCTTGGAATCGTTGGCGGCGATGGCGGTGCGGTTGCCCACTTCGGCGATCATCGACTTGACGACGCGGACGTTGACGCTGGGTGCGATCTCGACGTTGACCTCGGCCTCTTCGACGCGGGTGACCTTGCCGATCATGCCGCTGCCCAGGACGACGGTGTCGCCACGCTTGACGGCGGCGATGGCGGTCGCGTGTTCCTTGGCGCGCTTCTGCTGCGGACGGATCAGCAGGAAGTAGAACAGGATGAAAATACCGATGATGGGCGCAAACCCGATCAACTGCGCCGTCAAGCCGCCTTCAGCGCCCATGGGTAGTCTCCGCAAACAGATAGGGGGCGGCCGTCATCGGCGCCCATCAAAAACGAGGCGCGGAACCTAGGGCTCCGCTTCGTGGAATGCAACGCGGCGAAAGCGCTACCTGGGCAACACTGTCAAAGGATCGACGGCGACCGGATCGTCGCCGCGCATCTGACGGGTCTCGAAGTGGATCGAGGGTCGTCCGTCGCCGGCCGTCAGACCCACGGTGCCGATCTGCTGGCCCGCGCGAACGTCATCGCCATCCTTGACCGTCGCCGAACCCAGATGGCCATAGACCGTGCGCCAGCCGTTGGCGTGCACGATCAGCACCGTCAGCCCCTGCCCCACCAGATCGCTGCCGACATAGGCCACGCGCCCGGCCGCAGAGGCGCTGACCGTCGCGCCGGCCGAGGCGCCGATGTTGATGCCGTTGTTCCGCTCGCCCATGCCGACCGGGCCGAAACGCCGCACGATGTCGCCGCGCACGGGCCACAGCAGGTTCGGCTGACCGGCAGTGGCGCCGGCGTTGGCCTGTTCGACAGGACGCGTCTGGACCGGCAGGGCCGCATTGCCCGAGGGCGGCGGCGGGGGCGGCGGCACGGCGCCGTTGTTGGGCACCAGCACGCCGACGGGCGAGGCGCCGGTCGCGTAAGGATCGCGGCCGGTATCCACCGCCGCTTCTGGCAGGATGATTCGCTGGCCCGTCGTGATCGCCCCGCGCGGCCCCAGGCCGTTCAGATCGATCAGCGTCTGGACCGGCGTCTGGAAGCGGCGTCCCACGCCCGAGATCGTGTCGCCCGGTTGGATCACATAGGCCGCGCCCGGACGCACCGGGGCCGACGACGACGGATAGGACGGCGTGTAGGCGGGCGGCTGCGACGCCGGAGGCTGATAGGTCGGTTGGCTCGGACCGACGTTGACCGTCGGCGGCAAGGCTCCGCCGTCCACCTGCCCGATCGGCGCGGTCGCGGGGGGCGGCGATTCGTAGGGGGCCGGCCGATAGGGCTGGTTCGAATTCTGGCTGGCGTTCGGATAGGTCGGCTGCGCCGGATAGGCGCCCTGCCCCGGACCATAGGACGGCGCCGGGTTCGCATGCGTCGAATAGCGCGGCTCCGAAGGATAGCTGATGCAGGCCGCCGTGCTCAACGCCGCCCCCGCGACCAGAACCGCTCTCATCCAGCCCGAAATCATCGCCACCGGCTGCTCCCATTCGTGGTTAAACTCGCCCGCCCGGTGTGCCCGCTCGCGCCCCATAAGCCAACCCCGCAAACCGCACGGAATTGGGGCGCGAAGATTAACGGCTCAAACAGCGAGCAACCGGGTCGCGAGCGATAGCCAGCAGAAAGGAGCCTACCCCTCCTTCGCCGTCCCCTCGACCAGGGGCACGAACCGTACCTCGGTCAGGCTTTCGCGGTGGAACGACCCGTCGCCCTGCCCGACATACCGATGCAGCATCTGCACCGACGTGCGTCCCACAGGCGCGACCAGCACCCCGTTCGGCTTCAGCTGTTTCAGCAGTTCGGTCGGCTCGGTGGGCGAGGCGGCGGTGACCATGATCCGGTCGAACGGCGCCTGTTCGGCCCAGCCTAGGCCGCCGTCGCCGTGTTTGGTGATGACGTTCTCGATCTTCAGCACCCGCAGTCGCGCTTCGGCCTCGACCAGCAGACTGCGATACCGCTCCACCGAATAGACATAGCGCGCCAGCCGGCTCAGCACCGCGCACTGGTATCCGCTGCCCGTGCCGATCTCCAACACCCGGTGACGCGCCTGCACCTCCAGCGCCTGGGTCATCAGGCCGACGATATAGGGCTGGCTGATCGTCTGGGCGCAGTCGATCGGCAGGGCCTGATCCTCCCACGCCTGGTCCAGGAACTTCTCGTGCACGAAGACCGCTCGGTCGATGCTCTCCATCGCCTTCAGCACGCGCGGATCCGTGACCCCCTGCTGCCGCAGCGACAGGATCAGCCGCCCGGCCCGGTCGTCGTGCAGATTCATGCGGCGGTCGCCACGCTCTTCGGCGGGGCCCCGCCCAGCACCTTCTTCAGGTCATGCACGCTGGTCATGTGCGTCAGGTCGATATGCAACGGCGTGACCGAGATCCGCCCCTCCTCGATGGCGCGCAGGTCCGTGCCCTCGGCAGGGTCCTGCTTTTCCCCGCGGAAGCCCATCCAGTAATAGTCCCGTCCGCGCAGGTCCGTGCGCCGCACCGCATGCATCTCGCCGACATTGCGGAAGCCCTGGGTCGTCACCTCGACCTGATCGACGGCTTCGGGCGGCCGGTTGGGGAAGTTCAGGTTCATCACCACCCCGTTCGCCCATTTCTGCTCCAGCAGGCGACTGATGATCGCAGGCGCAAAGGCTTCCGCCGTCTCCCAGTGCGCCACCGCCTCGTCGTGGAACCGCTCCAGGCTCTGGCTCAGGGCGATGGAGCGGATGCCGAACGCCATCCCCTGCAAGGCGCCCGCCACCGTGCCGGAATAGCTGACGTCCTCGCCGATATTGTGCCCGCGATTGACGCCGGACAGCACCAGATCAGGCTTCTCCGGCATCAGGTCGTTGACCGCCAGCACGACGCAGTCGGTCGGCGTGCCCGTCACCGCGAACCGCTTCTCGCCCAGGTTCAGCACCCGCAGCGGCTCGGTCAGGGTGATTCCCCGCCCCTTGCCCGACTGCTCGACGGCGGGCGCGCACACCCACACGTCGTCGCTCAGCGTGCGCGCGATCCGCTCGAGGCATTCCAGGCCTTCGGCCTCGATCCCGTCGTCGTTGGTCAGAAGAATACGCATCAGCCGCCCACGAACTGCACACCGCCCATATAGGGCTGCAACACCGTCGGCACGGCGATCCGCCCGTCGTCCTGCTGATAGTTTTCCATGATCGCCACCAGCGTCCGGCCGACCGCCAGGCCCGAGCCGTTCAGCGTATGGACGAACTCGGTCTTCTTCTCGCCGGCCCGCTTGAACCGCGCATCCATGCGCCGCGCCTGGAAGTCCCCGCAGTTCGAGCAGCTGCTGATCTCGCGATAGGTCCCCTGGCTGGGCAGCCAGACCTCCAGGTCGAAGGTCTTCTGAGCCGAAAAGCCCATGTCGCCCTTGCACAGCAGCATCCGCCGGAACGGCAGCTCCAGCGCCTTCAGCACCGCCTCCGCACAGGCCGTCATCCGCTCGTGCTCGGCGTCTGAGTCCTCCGGCCGCGCGATGGACACCATCTCGACCTTCGAGAACTGGTGCTGGCGGATCAGCCCGCGCG from Brevundimonas fontaquae includes these protein-coding regions:
- the yajC gene encoding preprotein translocase subunit YajC; this encodes MGAEGGLTAQLIGFAPIIGIFILFYFLLIRPQQKRAKEHATAIAAVKRGDTVVLGSGMIGKVTRVEEAEVNVEIAPSVNVRVVKSMIAEVGNRTAIAANDSKA
- the secF gene encoding protein translocase subunit SecF; the encoded protein is MAMRGWPLIKLLPQKTNFHFVKYARFAGVLSVILCVASIIACFYPGLNMGIDFRGGASMEVSKPAGQTIELDRVREAVNGLNLGDVQVQGIARRDTNVDDGSTAILRFQVPEGRDQTQVVNQVEGAISGAVGQVNYSGVSVVGSKVSGELFTSGLLALGVAIGLMFLYIWFRFEPQFGFGAVVGLLHDVILTFGLIVLFKLEFSLNMVAAVLTVIGYSMNDTVVVFDRLRENLRKYKTMPLRDVIDLSLNETLSRTIITGVTAVMVLAALAIFGGEALFGFSIALMFGIIVGTYSSIYVGAPIILLWGVKRGALADDAKPVKLGMASRP
- the surE gene encoding 5'/3'-nucleotidase SurE, with translation MRILLTNDDGIEAEGLECLERIARTLSDDVWVCAPAVEQSGKGRGITLTEPLRVLNLGEKRFAVTGTPTDCVVLAVNDLMPEKPDLVLSGVNRGHNIGEDVSYSGTVAGALQGMAFGIRSIALSQSLERFHDEAVAHWETAEAFAPAIISRLLEQKWANGVVMNLNFPNRPPEAVDQVEVTTQGFRNVGEMHAVRRTDLRGRDYYWMGFRGEKQDPAEGTDLRAIEEGRISVTPLHIDLTHMTSVHDLKKVLGGAPPKSVATAA
- a CDS encoding peptidoglycan DD-metalloendopeptidase family protein, whose amino-acid sequence is MISGWMRAVLVAGAALSTAACISYPSEPRYSTHANPAPSYGPGQGAYPAQPTYPNASQNSNQPYRPAPYESPPPATAPIGQVDGGALPPTVNVGPSQPTYQPPASQPPAYTPSYPSSSAPVRPGAAYVIQPGDTISGVGRRFQTPVQTLIDLNGLGPRGAITTGQRIILPEAAVDTGRDPYATGASPVGVLVPNNGAVPPPPPPPSGNAALPVQTRPVEQANAGATAGQPNLLWPVRGDIVRRFGPVGMGERNNGINIGASAGATVSASAAGRVAYVGSDLVGQGLTVLIVHANGWRTVYGHLGSATVKDGDDVRAGQQIGTVGLTAGDGRPSIHFETRQMRGDDPVAVDPLTVLPR
- a CDS encoding pyridoxal phosphate-dependent aminotransferase, producing MSSLQSSALARVKPSATIAVTAQARKLKAEGRDVIGLGAGEPDFDTPENIKQAAIDAINRGETKYTDADGMPELKAAIVAKFKRENDLDYTAANIHVAPGGKPVIFNALVATLNPGDEVIVPAPYWVSYPDMVLLAGGEPVTVIGEEKDGFKLLPAVLEAAITPRTKWLILNSPSNPTGAAYTRAELEALAEVLRRHPHVWVLTDDMYEHLVYGDFEYTTIAQVAPDLIDRTLTVNGVSKAYAMTGWRIGYAGGPKPLIDLMRKVASQTTSNPSSISQWAAVEALNGPQDFIPERKAAFEKRRDLVVSMLNQAAGITCATPEGAFYVYPSIAGLIGKTTETGVVIDGDSTFAAELLNAEGVAVVQGEAFGLSPYFRISYATSDAVLEEACTRIQRFTASLR
- a CDS encoding TVP38/TMEM64 family protein, which encodes MRWIIDFLSNMEARRWRAVLATALLLGAMIALFAVGKSQLGLEAEGRLEDWLAGFRQGPWGVVAAIVVFTVSAFFGAPQFILIAACVVAFGPWFGFLYSWIATVVSAGVTYWLGRGPTARLLARHGGKTVGRLTRFVGKNAFYASFMIRNVPSAPFIVVNMAFGAARASFSGFLAGCALGVLPKTALVAFFGGSFMTAVSGDGIWTSAILAGVALAWLALMLVVRELVKRREIARGD
- a CDS encoding protein-L-isoaspartate(D-aspartate) O-methyltransferase, with the translated sequence MNLHDDRAGRLILSLRQQGVTDPRVLKAMESIDRAVFVHEKFLDQAWEDQALPIDCAQTISQPYIVGLMTQALEVQARHRVLEIGTGSGYQCAVLSRLARYVYSVERYRSLLVEAEARLRVLKIENVITKHGDGGLGWAEQAPFDRIMVTAASPTEPTELLKQLKPNGVLVAPVGRTSVQMLHRYVGQGDGSFHRESLTEVRFVPLVEGTAKEG
- the secD gene encoding protein translocase subunit SecD; this encodes MIQLSRWKVILVVVAAVLGCLLAFPNLLSDQQREALPGFMPNNKLNLGLDLQGGSYLLLEVDVPAMREKRVTNLIEDVRVTLNGAGVATNGFQREAGGVVVTLANPAQSDVAFKALQQLGGQVGPGGQAERTATRLGDNRIRFAYTDAALNGMGATAVDQSIEVVRRRIDSLGTREPSITRQGADRIVVQAPGESDPSKLEEVIGQTAHLTFQMVDVENSVQDAMAGRVPPDSELLQGEDGTPYLVKKRVLVSGENLTRAGVGSDQSGRPAIDFRFDGAGARRFGEATAANLQKPFAIILDGKVISAPTIQSAITSGSGQITGNFTIQEAATLVNLLNGGALPAPLNVEERRTVTAELGADAVAAGALSTAVGFAIIVLFMILAYGLLFGGVSVVGLVLNGVLIVAAMSLTQATLTLPGIAGLILTFAVAVDANVLIYERMRDEARAGRSVIASMDAGFNKAMGTIVDANLTTLVAAGIMFVFGEGPVRGFAWTLTIGVFTSVFSSVLVAQVLLGYWLKTAKPKKLPIAE